A region of Micromonospora sp. WMMD882 DNA encodes the following proteins:
- the rpsA gene encoding 30S ribosomal protein S1 has product MTSSIEAPSSATRVTHDDLGSEEAFLAAIDETIKYFNDGDIVEGTVVKVDRDEVLLDIGYKTEGVIPSRELSIKHDVDPAEVVSVGDHIEALVLQKEDKEGRLILSKKRAQYERAWGTIEKIKDEDGVVRGSVIEVVKGGLILDIGLRGFLPASLVEMRRVRDLQPYVGRELEAKIIELDKNRNNVVLSRRAWLEQTQSEVRTEFLNKLQKGQVRKGVVSSIVNFGAFVDLGGVDGLVHVSELSWKHIDHPSEVVEVGQEVEVEVLDVDLDRERVSLSLKATQEDPWRQFARTHAIQQIVPGKVTKLVPFGAFVRVDDGIEGLVHISELAERHVEIPEQVVQVGSEVMVKVIDIDLERRRISLSLKQANEGFVEGEEHFDPTLYGMAATYDNEGNYIYPEGFDPETGEWLEGYDKQRETWENQYAEARQRWEAHTKQVQNSRAADAEAAANPAPAVTAGGGGGTTSSSSPAPSRQAEEPAGTLATDEALAALREKLAGGK; this is encoded by the coding sequence ATGACGAGCAGCATCGAGGCCCCCTCGAGCGCCACCCGGGTCACCCACGACGATCTCGGTTCCGAGGAGGCTTTCCTCGCCGCGATCGACGAGACCATCAAGTACTTCAATGACGGCGACATTGTCGAAGGCACCGTCGTCAAGGTCGATCGGGACGAGGTCCTGCTCGACATCGGCTACAAGACCGAGGGTGTCATCCCCTCTCGTGAGTTGTCGATCAAGCACGACGTGGACCCGGCCGAGGTGGTGTCGGTCGGTGACCACATCGAGGCCCTGGTCCTCCAGAAGGAGGACAAGGAGGGGCGTCTGATCCTCTCCAAGAAGCGGGCGCAGTACGAGCGGGCCTGGGGCACCATCGAGAAGATCAAGGACGAGGACGGCGTCGTCCGCGGCTCGGTCATCGAGGTCGTCAAGGGTGGTCTCATCCTCGACATCGGGCTGCGCGGCTTCCTGCCCGCCTCCCTGGTCGAGATGCGTCGGGTGCGGGACCTGCAGCCGTACGTCGGCCGTGAGCTCGAAGCCAAGATCATCGAGCTGGACAAGAACCGCAACAACGTGGTCCTGTCCCGCCGGGCCTGGCTCGAGCAGACCCAGTCCGAGGTGCGCACCGAGTTCCTCAACAAGCTCCAGAAGGGGCAGGTCCGCAAGGGCGTCGTCTCCTCGATCGTCAACTTCGGCGCGTTCGTCGACCTCGGCGGCGTCGACGGTCTGGTGCACGTCTCCGAGCTGTCCTGGAAGCACATCGACCACCCCTCCGAGGTGGTCGAGGTGGGCCAGGAGGTCGAGGTCGAGGTCCTGGACGTCGACCTGGACCGCGAGCGGGTCTCGCTGTCGCTGAAGGCGACCCAGGAGGACCCGTGGCGGCAGTTCGCCCGGACCCACGCGATCCAGCAGATCGTCCCGGGCAAGGTCACCAAGCTGGTGCCGTTCGGCGCGTTCGTCCGGGTCGACGACGGCATCGAGGGTCTGGTCCACATCTCCGAGCTGGCCGAGCGCCACGTGGAGATCCCGGAGCAGGTCGTCCAGGTCGGCTCCGAGGTCATGGTCAAGGTCATCGACATCGACCTGGAGCGGCGGCGGATCTCGCTCTCGCTCAAGCAGGCCAACGAGGGCTTCGTCGAGGGCGAGGAGCACTTCGACCCGACCCTCTACGGCATGGCCGCCACGTACGACAACGAGGGCAACTACATCTACCCCGAGGGCTTCGACCCGGAGACCGGCGAGTGGCTCGAGGGGTACGACAAGCAGCGCGAGACCTGGGAGAACCAGTACGCCGAGGCGCGTCAGCGCTGGGAGGCCCACACCAAGCAGGTGCAGAACTCCCGGGCCGCCGACGCCGAGGCCGCTGCCAACCCGGCGCCCGCCGTCACCGCTGGCGGCGGGGGCGGCACCACCTCCTCGTCCAGCCCGGCCCCGAGCCGGCAGGCCGAGGAGCCGGCCGGCACGCTGGCCACCGACGAGGCGCTCGCCGCGCTGCGGGAGAAGCTCGCCGGCGGTAAGTGA